From the genome of Chloracidobacterium sp.:
AAGGGGAGGCTTCACTGTCGCCCGTTACGTAAGTCGCCGGAAACAGTGCCGGTCGCCGACGCTCACTGACCACCACGCCTAAACCTATGGCGCTGTGTCTCCTCGGAAGTACTCGATTGGCAATTACGCTACTCGGCTGCAACCGTCGCTTCCCATTCGGCGTAAAGCGCCTCAAGTTGCTGCGTCAAGCGCTCATACCGTTGGTGATACTCAACATAACGCGCCGGGTCGGCGGCAATGGCCGGCGTCGCCATCGCCGCTGTAACTTCGGCTAGATCAGCCTCGACGCAAGCAATTTCTGACTCAATCGTTTCCACCGGGCGAATCTTACCCTGGCTCTTTTTCTTTGGCTTTGTGGACGCTTCCACTGTCGAGCGCGTCTGTGGAGGCGCAGACAACGTGGGTGACGGCTCGGTTGTCTTTGTTCGCCGAGCCGCCTCACGTTGCTCCGCCTGACGAAGCTCCCATAGCTCACTGTAACTGCCGTCAAAGTCACGGCTACCGCCAGGCTCCAACCAAAGCAACCGTGTCGCTACATTGTCGAGAAAGTAGCGGTCATGTGACACGATAAGGCACGTTCCCGGATAGCGAACTAGCGCCATTTCCAAGGCTTCGCACGAGGGAATGTCAAGGTGGTTGGTCGGTTCGTCGAGGATGAGTGTATTCGACCGACTGTAAATGAGCTTCGCCAACGCCAGCCGCCCGCGTTCCCCACCGGAAAGCGCCTTGATGCGCTTGAACACGTCGTCGCCGGTGAACAAAAACCGTGCCAGAAACGACCGCAGCTCAAACTCCGTTGCTGAAGGGTTGACGCTCTGGAGTTCTGCAAAAACCGAGTTGGCGAGCGTCAGCGACTCAAGCCGCTGGTCGTAATAAGCCATTTTGACGCCACTGCCCCAGCGCACTTCGCCTGTTACCGGCGGCAATACCCCCAGCAGTGTCTTGAGCAACGTCGTCTTCCCCGCGCCGTTCGGCCCAACAATGCCTAGCTTTTCACCCCGTCGCACAACCAAGTTGAACGGCCCTGCCACCACCCGGCCGTTGTAGCCCACGCGCAGGTCTTTCAGCGTCAGCACCCACTCGCCCGAACGCGGGACATGCTTCATCGTAAAGTCACCCTGCGGGGCGTCAACCGTTGCGGCTTCAAGCCGCTCCATCCGCGCTAAGAGGTTGCGCCGTGACTTGGCCTGTTTGGTTTTCTGTCCGGCGATGTTGCGGCGGATGAACTCCTCCTGCCGCGCAATCTCCGCCTGCTGCCTTTCGTAGTGCCGCTGCTGAATCTCACGCAGCGCGTCGCGTTTGGCGACGTACTCCGTAAAGCCACCCTCGTACGACAGCGCTTTTCCCCGGTCGAGTTCAATGGTGCGCGTCGTGACGCGATCAAGAAAGAAGCGGTCGTGCGAGATGACGACATACGCCGCCTCGTAACCGAGCAAAAACTCCTCCAGCCACTCAATGGCGCGCAGATCGAGGTGATTTGTCGGCTCGTCAAGCAGCAGAATGTCCGGCTGCCGCAAAAGCAGCATGCCCAAATGCAGCCGTCCCTGTTGGCCGCCGCTCAACCGAGCCGCCGGCTTGGAAAAGTCATCCTTGGTGAAACCAAGACCTAGCAACACCTCCTCCGTGCGAGCCGGGTAGGTAAAACCGCCGCGCGCTTCAAAGCGATGTTGCAGTTCGCTGTAGCGTTCCAGCGTTTGCGCCAGCCGGTCGGGATCGCCGCCCTGTTCGGCCATGTTGTGTTCAAGCCGGCGCATCTCGCGCTCCATTGCCTGAAGCTCAGCGAAGACACTCAAGGCCGCCTCAAGCGTCGTCACATCCGGCGGGAAGTGCGGGTGTTGTTCGAGCAGGCCAAATGATAGGTTGTTCATGCGAACAATCCGCCCACGGTCAGGCTGATCAAGACCGCACAGCAAGCGAAACATCGTGGACTTGCCAGCACCGTTGCGGCCGACAAGGCCGATTTTTTCACCAGCGTTGACCTGACAGGTCACCCCACGCAAGATGTCGTGACCGCCGTAGCTTTTGTGTACGTCTTCGAAGCGGAACAGCATGGCGCGAACGTCGCCCGGTCAAGACTTGCGCTGATTGCGCTAAAAAACGGCGAAACGGCGATTGTGCCGGTCACCGAACACTTCGGCAAGTCGCGCCGGTTAACTCCGCCTTCGAGACGCTCCAGAACCCCATCACTGAAACCGCCGACTTGCGGCATGATGAGGTTGCTCTAGCAAGCGAGCCGTGTTCCACTTTTCACCGAATACGGGGGTTGTCTTGATGTCTAACTCGTCCCTAGTCACCGTTGTCGTTGGTTTAGCGGAAAGTCATCGTGAACGCCTGGATGAGGCGGTGGCCGCGCTTGAAGCGGCCGGATTGACGGTGCAACGTCGGTTGAAGACACTGGGCCAAATCACCGGCTCCATTCCCCGCGAACGACTCGCCGCCCTAAAACGGGTGACGGGCGTTGCCTACGTTGAAGCTTCGGGTGAATATCGCGCGTTGTGACCAAAACCGTCGGCGCGCATCTGGTCGAGTGTAGGTGGTCTGCCGCCATGAAAGTCAAGATTTTCTATCACGACCACTGCTTCGATGGCGCTTGTTCGGCGGCCGTGTTTGCCTGCTTTTACCGGCGCGCCTTTGACCCACAGGCGCAGTTTTCCTACACCGGTTTGATGCATCGTCCGGGCGGGAGCTTTGGCGAAATCCATTTCGACGCCGACGAACATGCTATTCTCGATTTCAAGTTTCATCCCAGCGAAAAAGTCACATGGTGGTTTGATCATCACCAAAGCGCCTTCTTGACGGCTGTGGATGAAGCGCTGTTTCGCGCAGACACCAGTGGGAAAAAGTTTTTCGACCCCACGTACAAGTCCTGTACGAAGCTCATCGCGGATGTCGCCCGCGAGCGTTTCGGCGTTGAACTACCGGAGTTGGCTGAACTCATCCACTGGGCCGACATTGTTGACGGCGCGCAGTACCCTGACGCCGAAACGGCCGTCAAC
Proteins encoded in this window:
- a CDS encoding ABC-F family ATP-binding cassette domain-containing protein; translated protein: MLFRFEDVHKSYGGHDILRGVTCQVNAGEKIGLVGRNGAGKSTMFRLLCGLDQPDRGRIVRMNNLSFGLLEQHPHFPPDVTTLEAALSVFAELQAMEREMRRLEHNMAEQGGDPDRLAQTLERYSELQHRFEARGGFTYPARTEEVLLGLGFTKDDFSKPAARLSGGQQGRLHLGMLLLRQPDILLLDEPTNHLDLRAIEWLEEFLLGYEAAYVVISHDRFFLDRVTTRTIELDRGKALSYEGGFTEYVAKRDALREIQQRHYERQQAEIARQEEFIRRNIAGQKTKQAKSRRNLLARMERLEAATVDAPQGDFTMKHVPRSGEWVLTLKDLRVGYNGRVVAGPFNLVVRRGEKLGIVGPNGAGKTTLLKTLLGVLPPVTGEVRWGSGVKMAYYDQRLESLTLANSVFAELQSVNPSATEFELRSFLARFLFTGDDVFKRIKALSGGERGRLALAKLIYSRSNTLILDEPTNHLDIPSCEALEMALVRYPGTCLIVSHDRYFLDNVATRLLWLEPGGSRDFDGSYSELWELRQAEQREAARRTKTTEPSPTLSAPPQTRSTVEASTKPKKKSQGKIRPVETIESEIACVEADLAEVTAAMATPAIAADPARYVEYHQRYERLTQQLEALYAEWEATVAAE